Part of the Xenopus tropicalis strain Nigerian chromosome 3, UCB_Xtro_10.0, whole genome shotgun sequence genome, TAATAgacactgtgcaaaataaaaaaacatttgtaatatagttgggcaaaaatgtatctataaaggctgcagtgggcagatgtctaacataatagccagaacactacttcctgctttcagctctctaacttcttagtctgactttaggggggggcacatgggacgtAACTGTTCGgttagtttgtgagcaggcaGGACAGATTCATATGCAAACTAACTGACTGACTGTTATGTCCTATATGCCCCCCCTCAAAATACTGACTGCTAATAGCTTGtgttgaaagcaggaagtagggttctggctattatgttaggcatctgccTACTCCAGCCTTAATAGATTACATTTGTGGCTGACTAACTATATTGGAAACCTTTTTAAGGGGACATTGTTCTTTTAAGTCACTGTACCGCTGCAGAGCGAGACTGCATCAACACACTGATGTGCTCCTCTGCCAACAGGAATTTGAAACCTGCCCGATAAACAGCTGGCCAGTCTCCATCCAGATATTGGTCAAGCAGGGCCCAtctaagggccccatacacggggccATTAAGCTTTCATGTGAATCTGTTGCATTTATCTGACTGTTTGTGGCTTTCAGATGTCTGTATTAATGGAATTCACTCTCATTGTAGGTTACACGCAGTCGAACTACAATCAAGGTCCCCCCGGACAGAACTACAGTGGCCCCCCAAATAATTACCAAGCGCCTCAGGGAGGAGCAGGTGGTTACGGCAGGAATACAGACCACAACATGAGCTACCAGTACAGATAAACTCTCTAGCCCCCCCAGTCTCCCTGCGAGGGGAGCCCCAAGCTTTTGTTACTTACCACTTCTCGTTTTAAGACATCGTTAAGGGGATGTTCTGCTCTTCCCCCTCCTCCTTGTTGCAGTGCTTTTATGTAACGGCCTCACTCTGCTCCCTTCTAAACGGTCTCTTCCACTTTCTCCTCAAATCTGTCCCTCCGCCATATTGTCGGAACTCTCCACCGCGCCCGGAAGCAGCCTTGTCTGTAGTGTGTAAGTTTGGTTTCCTTCCGCCCTTGTCCTGTACTTGTTCAACTTGGAACCATAGTGACGTGTGGAAGTCAAGGAAGGTTTAAACATGGCTGCCAGAACCTTTCTGCTCTTAGGATTTGTACACTCTAAGCCAAATCCTAACCCCAAACACAAGCGGATAAGGTTTTGCACTAACCCCCCGACTGGTTTAACGGCTCTGTGGCGCCATTTTCACTGTCCCGCGCTTGCATTTGGCACTTTCACTGCTGCGCGCAGAGGCTGGGAGAGAGGGTATTTAGCCTGTTCTCTAGGTAAGGGAAGTTTTAATCCTGAGCAGAACATTCATCCATTTTCACCTCCATTTCCCTATCGTTAAAATAATTCTGTGAAGTGACTTAACAAGCTTTATGTATTTTAACGCGTTAgtgttttgaaatgttttttgtttttttccctcatTTTTGTTCTTTCCCCGTTTTATAAGTGAAGAATTTATTTTAAGAATACAGTGGGATGCGTTCTTTTTTTGTATGTCTCGTATCATTCAGGCAGTATCTGGAGTGAACCGAAACATAggtgaataaaatgtaaaaaaaggagCTTTGCCTCTGCTCGTCCTTCTCTTCACCAAATGCCAGGATGTAATCTCATTGGCTGTGCAGCTCACTGTGTGTGGCTTCTATCCTGTAGGGGGCACAGCAGCCGCCTTTGGTCCTGTAGGGGGCACAGCTGCTACCCTCTGTCCTGTAGGGGGCACAGCTGCTACCCTCTGTCCTGTAGGGGGCACAGCTGCTACCCTCTGTCCTGTAGGGGGCACAGCTGCTACCCTCTGTCCTGTAGGGGGCACAGCTGCTACCCTCTGTACAGTAGGGGCATACATTTATTGGTacagacttggggggggggggggagatcctGTCAATTTAATGCCACAATGGTGACCATTttccagaatccctttaagctagGGGTGAGAAGGACTAATTCTGTAATATTAAAGGTATATCTCAAGTAACTATACGTAGTTTAAGAACTACACAAAGGAATGGACCTCATAGACCTCATAATATACATTAGTTACACTATTGGATTTAAagatcccacagtcccttcccagaggctattatccccccactgctactataggcaccatctctccctactatacctgctatcccacagccacagtcccttcccagaggctattatcccactgctactatagccaccatctctccctactatacctgctatcccacagccccagtcccttcccagaggctattatcccactgctactatagccaccatctctccctactatacctgctatcccacagccccagtcccttcccagaggctattatcccccactgctactataggcaccatctctccctactatacctgctatcccacagccccagtcccttcccagaggctattatccccccactgctactataggcaccatctctccctactatacctgctattccacagccccagtcccttcccagaggctattatcccccactgctactataggcaccatctctccctactatacctgctattccacagccacagtcccttcccagaggctattatcccccactgctactataggcaccatctctccctactatacctgctattccacagccacagtcccttcccagaggctattatccccccactgctactataggcaccatctctccctactatacctgctatcccacagccccagtcccttcccagaggttattatcccccccactgctactataggcaccatctctccctactatacctgctatcccacagccccagtcccttcccagaggctattatcccccactgctactataggcaccatctctccctactatacctgttatcccacagccccagtcccttcccagaggctattatccccccactgctactataggcaccatctctccctactatacctgctatcccacagccccagtcccttcccagaggctattatccccccactgctactataggcaccatctctccctactatacctgctatcccacagccccagtcccttcccagaggctattatcccactgctactataggcaccatctctccctactatacctgctatcccacagccccagtcccttcccagaggctattatccccccatttaTTTTCCAGACCAGTTTCTGCAAAtatgtgtttcatttattttatttaaatatactaCCATGTGCAAGTTTCCACTGCCTTTAAGAAATCAGGCCACAGTGTTAGTAACTGATGCGGCTTGTAATGGTGGACAGTTACCAGCCGGGCAAACTGGCATCCATTGTACTCAAACCTGTCAAGGTTAAACCAGTTTTGCTGTGGCCGGGATATGTATAACCCTATTCTTTGCAAGCAGAGACCCAAGAAGACATCCTCAAGGGGCAAGATGGCCAGCTCCATCGCCTGTCTGTATAAGAGCGGGGCCAAACCCCCAGAGAAGACGTAGCCCGTGCCAGAACAGTAAGTGGGGTAACTATTTTTAGAGTACTCAGAATATAATATATGCCACTTGCTATTTTTATTTCTCCTGGGTGAAGCTCCTGAAATGACCAGTCCAGTGAAAAAGGCCAGCTTGAGAGGCTTCTCCGGCTGTAAGATCTGCCTCACCAGGAACCAAGGGTTGAAGAACATGTCAGCGTCCACCTTCATGACATAGCTGGCTCGGGGGCAGAGACGGCTAACCCACTCTATACCCATCAGTGTTTTGACGGTCAGATTCCGATAGGTGTCCAGGAAATCCTGCTGGACGATATCATGGAATGTAGAACTCTCTTGTTCCACCGATATTTCTATGTCATTAACAAAGGACCTGCCCAGAAGGAAAATCCTTTTGATGGAGATTCCAGGGATTAAACTTTCATTGGCCCAAGTCTTCCTCAGGGCGTCCCTGACAAGAACATCTTGGGGCATGGAAGGGATGAGCAGCACTAAGAATGGGGCTTCTCCTCTACATCTCAATGGCTCCTCTATAAGATAAGGGTACAAGGGCTCTGTGACAATGGGCTCCCTTATGGCTGATATCACGGCAATGTTATCCCTCCTGATGCAGTTGTAGATATATGATACGCAGACCAGCAATACAAACCAACAGAGAACCAGGAAACAGAACAGCAGCGTTTTCTTTCCTCCCGGCTGTGTAAAATGGATGCTCTTTTCATTCATTCCAGTTCTTTGCTGTCAAGAGAAAACATCTGCGTAAAGAAATATCCATAATGAATTGGTCACAACACGTCCCTATATTATGCACAGGGGTACCATAAAACTGTGCTAGTGAaggtactaagcacaattcagcaggaacagccccctataccataaacctatggcacatagggattcccctgtactaagcacaattcagcaggaacagccccctaagtttgctcatagcctgtacagagagataccataaaactatggcacatagggattcccctgtactaagcacaattcagcaggaacagccccctaagtttgtccatagcctgtacagagagataccataaaactatggcagcatagagattcccctgtactaagcacaattcagcaggaacagccccctaagtttgctcatagcctgtacagagagataccataaaactatggcacatagggattcccctgtactaagcacaattcagcaggaacagccccctaagtttgctcatagcctgtacagagagataccataaaactatggcagcatagagattcccctgtactaagcacaattcagcaggaacagccccctaagtttgctcatagcctgtacagagagataccataaaactatggcacatagggattcccctgtactaagcacaattcagcaggaacagccccctaagtttgctcatagcctgtacagagagataccataaaactatggcagcatagagattcccctgtactaagcacaattcagcaggaacagccccctaagtttgctcatagcctgtacagagagataccataaaactatggcacatagggattcccctgtactaagcacaattcagcaggaacagccccctaagtttgctcatagcctgtactgagagataccataaaactatggcacatagggattcccctgtactaagcacaattcagcaggaacagccccctaagtttgctcatagcctgtacagagagataccataaaactatggcacatagggattcccctgtactaagcacaattcagcaggaacagccccctaagtttgctcatagcctgaactgagagataccataaaactatggcacatagggattcccctgtactaagcacaattcagcaggaacagccccctaagtttgctcatagcctgaactgagagataccataaaactatggcacatagggattcccctgtactaagcacaattcagcaggaacagccccctaagtttgtccatagcctgtacagagagataccataaaactatggcagcatagagattcccctgtactaagcacaattcagcaggaacagccccctaagtttgctcatagcctgtacagagagataccataaaactatggcacatagggattcccctgtactaagcacaattcagcaggaacagccccctaagtttgctcatagcctgtacagagagataccataaaactatggcagcatagagattcccctgtactaagca contains:
- the LOC100489278 gene encoding beta-1,3-galactosyltransferase 1; protein product: MIWTHTEPHLNLNCKAGHTRAKGRAKQVTQAAQGVWGQKLHRQKHVPDTSMEIYKQRTGMNEKSIHFTQPGGKKTLLFCFLVLCWFVLLVCVSYIYNCIRRDNIAVISAIREPIVTEPLYPYLIEEPLRCRGEAPFLVLLIPSMPQDVLVRDALRKTWANESLIPGISIKRIFLLGRSFVNDIEISVEQESSTFHDIVQQDFLDTYRNLTVKTLMGIEWVSRLCPRASYVMKVDADMFFNPWFLVRQILQPEKPLKLAFFTGLVISGASPRRNKNSKWHILYSEYSKNSYPTYCSGTGYVFSGGLAPLLYRQAMELAILPLEDVFLGLCLQRIGLYISRPQQNWFNLDRFEYNGCQFARLVTVHHYKPHQLLTLWPDFLKAVETCTW